The Hypanus sabinus isolate sHypSab1 chromosome 1, sHypSab1.hap1, whole genome shotgun sequence genome contains a region encoding:
- the LOC132393948 gene encoding uncharacterized protein LOC132393948 — protein MEPSESPASSDEDSWFRVLLILGVIVVISLCLWCNCEKGVRLRDIPGRLFDRFFKSYGTVPRTLYCQVECYGQGNVHHEIVRRLNIIEGRGFPLVLFVYKATRETEDLRNALQWIEGKGEKREDIYAAILLEKCLDKQKKPVEVAHQGVFDANTVAVRIFWQQQWNSPDKVLDCPSNREAMEKVRRSITGFQKEERLQSSTREGW, from the exons ATGGAGCCGAGTGAGTCACCCGCTTCCAGTGATGAGGACTCCTGGTTCAGGGTCCTCCTGATTTTAGGGGTCATTGTTGTGATCTCACTCTGCTTATGGTGTAACTGTGAGAAAGGTGTCCGTTTACGGGACATCCCCGGACGTCTGTTTGACCGATTTTTCAAATCTTACGGTACGGTCCCGCGGACTCTGTACTGCCAAG TGGAGTGTTACGGTCAGGGCAATGTCCACCACGAAATTGTGAGAAGGCTGAACATTATTGAAGGACGAGGTTTTCCGCTTGTTCTCTTTGTCTACAAAGCGACCCGTGAAACTGAGGATCTCCGCAACGCCCTGCAGTGGATTGAAG GCaaaggagagaaaagagaagaCATCTATGCTGCGATCCTGTTGGAAAAGTGTTTGGATAAACAGAAGAAGCCAGTGGAAGTTGCTCACCAGGGAGTGTTTGACGCTAATACTGTGGCTGTGCGAATTTTCTGGCAACAACAGTGGAATTCACCCGATAAGGTTCTGGATTGTCCCAGTAACAGGGAGGCGATGGAAAAAGTCAGACGGAGCATCACTGGTTTTCAAAAGGAAGAAAGGTTGCAAA GTTCTACAAGAGAAGGCTGGTGA